One Setaria italica strain Yugu1 chromosome II, Setaria_italica_v2.0, whole genome shotgun sequence DNA segment encodes these proteins:
- the LOC111256460 gene encoding uncharacterized protein LOC111256460: MLIDRSLNERGLVKRWYLSISRWCSKGRLLVGTTRFTTFSSFSSVRAVFWPLMSMRSEADARNDTAAVDSRPPSASTDGSVGARAPSPSLDNDTPGATASTTASRVLALQARLGEAPRAAPQQLSLTTAAPQQLALTAAAKVSSIGVAAREEAKAIVRHGEEVGDVEAACRSFERHLMEMLVEERKVMDLTDVEELLCCWEKLRCPAFVQLVGRFYGELCMDLFSARDADVVSSESAEALTVVE; this comes from the coding sequence atgttgatagaTCGGAGCTTGAATGAAAGGGGATTGGTGAAacggtggtatctgagtataagccggtggtgtagtaaaggacggctgcttgtaggcaccactcgtttcacCACTTTTAGCAGCTTCAGCTCCGTCCGCGCGGTCTTCTGGCCGCTCATGTCCATGCGCTCCGAGGCCGACGCCCGCAACgacaccgccgccgtcgactcCCGCCCGCCGAGCGCCTCCACCGACGGCAGCGTGGgggcgcgcgcgccgtcgccgtccctgGACAACGACACGCCCGGCGCCACGGCGTCGACGACCGCCTCGAGGGTGCTCGCGCTGCAGGCCCGGCTGGGTGAGgccccgcgcgcggcgccgcaGCAGCTGTCCCTGACGACGGCGGCACCGCAGCAGCTGGCCCTGACGGCTGCGGCCAAGGTGAGCAGCATTGGCGTGGCGGCACGCGAGGAGGCCAAAGCCATCGTCCGGCATGGCGAGGAGGTCGGCGACGTGGAGGCGGCGTGCCGGAGCTTCGAGAGGCACCTGATGGAGATGCTGGTGGAGGAGCGGAAAGTGATGGACCTGACGgacgtggaggagctgctgtgcTGCTGGGAGAAGCTCCGGTGCCCGGCGTTCGTGCAGCTGGTGGGCCGCTTCTACGGGGAGCTCTGCATGGACCTCTTCTCGGCCCGCGACGCCGACGTCGTGTCATCTGAATCAGCAGAGGCTTTGACCGTTGTTGAGTAA